AATAGATGCTAAATACTTTTTTGCAAATCATTGGAATAAAAATTGACCTTCCTATCTTCTAACAAACTCGAACAAGGTTCCCTATATCAGTCACATTGATAAGATAATTAGTGTACTTAAAGTCAATATCTATCAATTTAGGCAACTTCAACAATCCCTCGAAGTTGATCTCCGTAAGCATCATTTCTTTGTAGTGTAAAAACTCATCCAAAACAACTCGTACATGATCAACGTCGAATGTAGATTTTAAAATACACTCCCAATCTACAATATCTGGAACAAAAACTTTGATTTTTGCCAACATTAATGTTGCCAGATGACATGTTGTGTGAACAACCTAACAAAAAGTAACCATAAAACATATATTGATGTATTAAGTCTTTTTAAAGATAACTCAAAACAGGTCATTAATAGTGAGATTACTCTAAATTTGTTAGAACAAATATTAAATTGATCACTACTACACTTAATAAATAAATCTTTATATGTATCATGTGAATCTTTATATGTATCATGTGACATAAGTAAATTTACTGTTACATGGATAAATGCTTACATGCGTGAATTAGTCCAATCAATTTCATTTCAATTGGAATAATTGCACGCGAGGGCCATCGGAATATTATTTTCATGGAGGCAAACGGATAAACTAACTAAAATTTTCAATATATTAAGTTTCATTGAGACGAACTAGCAACTTAAGACTCAAATATTAAGTTTCATTGAGATGAACTAGCAACTTAAGACTCAAATATTAAGTTTCACTATTTGTAACTTAATACAAATTTGTTTTGTACGTACATAACCGTAGGCCTAATGGTTGTATTGCCGTTGTAAGTTTCAAGACTGTAATAATAGCAGAGAGAAATAATATGTCGAATTGATATATACTACAAACTAAACAAACGAGTACACTATAATATTAGTAATCatgaagtcaaattaatgaactaactaatttttttttcaaGGGATGCGTCAACGATTGACGCATCAAGATCATAGATAGAATTGGTGGCCAAAAGGCAAGGCCAGTGTTTGTACAACCATCTCTACGGCTGCTAGAGCCCTAAATCCACATGCGGATTACTCACCATCATCCAACCTATCTACCATACATGTGACGAAGCCATGTTCTCGAAGTAGGCCGGCCGCCCTCTAGTCTTGCGTCTCCAATTCGATCCTTGCAAGCACGTCGTCCACCCATGGCGAGGCTCCATTGAACACTATGTCGTTTCGGTATTTCCACAACATCCAGAGCACCAGTGATACCACTGTCCACGCCTCCTTCCAAAAATGCTTTTGTGGATTAAGTGCTGCACACCATTTCACGAGGTTTGAATCTGTTGATGGTGTCCAATCCGGTCTTCCCCAGGTGTTCATGATCCTGGCCCATACTTGTCGTGCTACGATGCACCCGAGTAATAAGTGGTCCAAAGTCTTTGGCGCTTTGTCGCAGAAGGGACACGCCGACGGGTGCAGCAGTTGTCGTCAGTGAAGTCTATCTGTCGTCCAACATCCATTCTGTGCCGCAAGCCACGTGAAAAACTTACAAGTGTGGGGTGCTCGTGATCTCCAAATCTGGACGGCTCCAATGTTCTCTATTCTTCCCGCAAAGTGAGCACGATACACCGATCGCGCGGAGAATTCTCCCGTGCTCTCCCAGCTCCAGGTGATCACGTCATCCATGCCTTGCCGCAGCTCACCGTAAAAGAATTTTGATGCATGACAACAAGCCTAGCAGTATTATTCTGCTTGTAATATTAAAGATCGTAATACGTTATGGCACTCCGAATTAATATATCCAATAGAAAGTAACTATAAACTAAACAAGCGAGTTGAATCATACATACCCAAAGAAAAACATCAACAATGAGGTTTGATTAGTATTATATACACTTCAAATTTTGTATAAGAACAAGCAGCTATGGACAAGAAATGTACAAGACAACAAACATTTTTTAGCAAAACCTTCAGATAGAAGTCCACTGGTCTTGTTGATAACCTTGATGTACTTCATAAATGTGAAGAATAACAAATATTGCTTTAGGATGGTGTTTCTTGTAGGACGGGAGCAAAATAGAAGGACAAACATAGAAGcaagaagaaaataaaaatgaaGGATCTGAATGAatagtttttcttgtgttgttactTGTCTATGTTTTATTCACTTATCATATATTATAGACTACCCCACAAGAACAGTTACGCGACTCCATAAGGACAGGTATACGGCTTCGATTTACAGTGGCATTATACATGAATACCAAATTTTACACGAGCCAAAAATtttattatatactccctccattctaaaatagatgactcaactttgtacacaAACAGATTTTCAAATCTTAACGGGGTTCCCTCACCTTGCGTGCACAAGTCCCTCCGTCCCTTCGTTGCGCAGGTATCATTTTGTTGCTACCCTCACTATCCGTCTCGCCACGTAATAATAAACGGACAAACGAACATAAATTTTCTGATATTTTCCTCCTCTCCGTGCGGACAACTCCACTCCACTCGTCCACTCCTACTACCAGCTTCTCACTCCCACTCCCGCAGGCGGGTGATCCATGGCCACGGCGCTCCGCCTCCCGTCTCTCCTCTCCTCCCGCGCCGCCCCTACCACCGCCGCTCGCGCTACCATCCGAGGGAATCGGACAGGATCGTTCACTCACAGGGTCGCCGCGCAGCCTGAcgacaccaccgccaccacctccacctccaccacgcCGGCTCCGCCCGCCGGGTTCACGCCTCCGGTTCCCAAGCGGTTCGAGGTCAAGCCCGGCCAGTCAAACAACATCGCCGGCGCCGCCCTCGCTTTGCCCTTCCGCCTCGGCACCGGCGTCTTCGTCCTAGGGTAATTCGGCCCCTTCAATCCCCGTCCAAATTGGAATATACCgtgccaatctagttagccaagcaGACCAAAttaattgaacacctcaattgaatttgaattttaaaTTTAACGTTTCCCTCCAATTTGAATGGAATTGGGAAATGTTTATGTGCTAGCCAATTATGTATGTCTCAGCTGAGCTGCTTCAAATTCATTGACTAGCTCACAGTGTTTTGTTACTTTAGTCGTCCAACAAAACATGCTTTTACTTTCGCCATCCGAATGTGTGAATTCCATTGTCTTGTGCATATGCCTAGTAATTTCAGGTGGGTTTTACTTAATTTGTATGTGCCTGCAATGTGCAGATATGGAGTGACACTTGTTGATGCTAACGAGATATCACCAGATCAATATGCTTTGGATTTCCAAGGTGAACTCCTCTGATTCCCACAGTTTTGTTCGGTACAATACAACCGCAGCAGGTGATATATCAAGGGTGGAACAATGAAGCGTACTTAGCAAAATATAATTATTTGATGTAAGCAACCATTGTGTgtatctgtccaaggtgaactccttctctagTTCCCACTGTTTGGTTAGGTACAACCGCTGCATGGAAATATTAAGAGTGAAACAATAAGGCGTACTTAGCAAAATACACAATTATTTGACGTAAACAACCATTATGTGTACCTGTCCAGTACCAGTCTAGAACTTTAGTTTCAAAATACTATTATGCAACTACATGTGTTTATTATTTAGGTCGGAAGGTGAAAGAAACGTCGAAGGTGGGGCAGTGCCCTCGACCTGCTAAGCCTATTGAAATATACGAGTTTGAAGGGTATGTTATTTCTTTGCACGGAGGTTCAAACTGGTTGTCCTTCATGTTTCTAATTGCACCTAGTTTTTGTATCAAGCGCTAATGTTTTCTTCTGACTCGTCAAGCTGATTTTTTATTCCTTCAATTGTTTGTGCATCGTGGCTAAAACCTCAGATGTCCATTTTGTCGAAAGGTGAATAATCTTTGGTTCACTATATCTGTGTTATGTAGTTTCCTTATTCATTTATTCAATATTGGTATTTATAGTCACCATGTAAATCTTGCAGGTCAGAGAGATGGTATCCGTCCTGGACCTTGATGTTTTATATTACCCTTGTCCTAAAGGCAGCCCAACCTTCCGGCCAAAGGTTCTAGAGATGGGTGGAAAGAAACAGTTTCCTTACATGGTATGCGAGACATCATTGATGGTTGTGGTTTCCAGTTCTACATATCTTTGAAATGTTATTTTAGAGATTTGATGGAGATTTACCATTAACTATGCTCATGTTGCTGAACTTTTTATTCCTGGGCAAGATTGAATTTTGTCACATTGGCATGATTTGTTCTTCATTACTAAACTAAATCAGGGAATTTTGCTCCCTTCTTTGAAATGAGTGATGCATGATGGATATAACATCACTCTTATGTTGCAGGTCGATCCAAACACAGGAGTTGCTACGTATGAATCAGATGACATCATAAATTACCTGGCAAAAACTTACGGTTTGTATtccattgttttttgtttttttacagtGCATACCTTCCGTAGCCTTACAAACTTGTTCTAAGCCCTTTACTTGCACTTGTTTTTCAGGTGATGGAAGTGTTCCAATTATGCTAAAACTTGGTCTATTGACAGTAAGTAACTAAGTAGTTGATAATCGAAGAGACCAGGATTGATTATTATTAATTAGCATGCAGTTGTGCCTTTTGCGTaactttgttttatttattttgtagACAATAACGGCAGGGCTTGCATTGAGTGGGCGTAGCGGGAAGGTAAATTGCCAACAAGCCATGTACACTTGTTTATTCCATGTAATCGTCTGAAAGTTTTGCTTGAACCATTTCCATTATTGATTACAGGGGTCTTCCTACAGTCCTGCAAAGCTTCCATCTCAGCCAATAGAGATATGGGCATACGAGGTTTAATCATCACTACTTGTCATTATTCACAGCATTAAGGTTATTATTTGCTGTTTGCCGTAGTGTATTACCATTTCCAGGATCTGATTGTTGCAGCCTTTATTATCAGGGATCTCCTTTCTGTAAAATAGCGCGTGAGACCCTTGTCGAATTGGAGTTGCCACACTTGCTACACAGGTATTTGAATGCTTGAAACTTTGGATTACATCCGTAAGCAAATAGATGAACATTCTACCATCAGAGCATTTATAGAAGTGCATAACAGCTGTATAAATGACCAGTAGCATTAGTATAGCATTATGTTCGTGAACAAATCAATGAATATTCTGCCATTCAACAACATGCTAACAGCCAGAACTCCTGTATAAGTGACTAGCGTAGCAGCTAAATGTTCACACTTCCACACCTGCTGTCTACACACACACCCTAAGAAAAGCATCTCGTTGATACTATCAATATATGTAGCATTACACAACAATGTAAGTAACAAAAAAACTTTTGCTTCAGCTGTGCGCGTGGCAGCCCCAAGCGACAGGATTTTTTTGAGAAATATGGTCTTTTCCAGGTTTGCATCGTTGCAATTTATGCTTTTGCTGCTAAGCTTTCTCCACATAACTTCTGTGTACTGTCTTGACAGGCGCCTTATATCGAGGATCCTAACACGGGGGTAAAGATGTTCGAAAGCGCCGACATCGGAGAGTATCTGAGGGCAACATATGCTGCTTGAGAATCCCTGTCACTGTCTTTTCTCAGTAAATAACTAAATATTGAGCTCATAGCTGCCATGTCTCTTCTCATGTAGTAGATCACATTCTTTTCTAGGAAAAATGGTGCATACTAGATATGTAAGGTGTAAATTATATTCGCTGCAGCTGAGACAGCGTCTTTGCTATCTAAGAGACACTGAATCTGAGGCCGTAGAAAAGAGAACTGAAATCCAGAAACGGAAGTCTTGTTTCTTTCACGGGATGTTCACACTGACGCCGAACATCAAAACGGGAGGACCCAACCAAGCTGTCCAACGGTGGGTCGTGGGTCGAGGATACAAACTGGCCCAGCGTACTCTCAGTGGGCACTGCATGCGCACGCTCcaaaggccactgccaccatcttcTGCCGATCCCTCTTCAGAACTGGTATCAACGAATTGACTTTGCCGGGCCTGCCGCCAAGACGCCAGACAACAACATCTCCCTACGCATGTCGATCATCCCGCATCCATCACCGAGACCCTACTGTGTCATGCCGCTGAGAAACGCCGCTCCAATGCTGAAACCATCCACCAGTCCCTTGAGCCGATGAACACCTCTAAGAATGAGGTCTCCACGGGAGAAACGGCACATGAGCGCCGCCATCATTCGATCAACTGATCAAGGGTTTCCCCCGAGGTAGCGGGAGGAAGTGGtagcttcacctcgatgatgccgGAAACGGTGCCAAGAGCGTCGCCACCACTGGTCGAAGACAAGGTCTTCACCTAGATCTGCCCCACTAGATTCCCATTGACATCATGTGCACCGGTCAGACTACCTTCAAAGTCTCAGATTTATTCACCTAGATCCGACGACTACCTATTCAAATGAAAGTTTCATGATGAAAAATGAGAGGCGTTTTTGGAATAGCGGAGGCCTTGCAGACTTGGCTATACATAGGTTTCTTGTTAAATCTTCTATAGAATACAAATTATACTTTATTCGCTTGCTTGAGACAGGTAGAGATAACTTTACTTTGAAGTTTTTACCAACAGTTTCTAGTGGTCTAGATTATGACTGTCATTGTCTCCACCGCGGGGAAGATCTCGCAGGATCTTACTTGGGGTTAATTGCGAAACCCTGGAAGTAGTTAATGTCATCGTGGGCGAATACACGGTCAAATTTCATGTGCAGTCGAAAGTTGATGGTTTTAGATGGGCTCTAGTAGTTGTGTATGTTGCGGCATAATTGGAGTTCAAACCTGACTTCTTGGCTGACATAGTGAGGGTTTGCGGGGATGAGAGACTGCCCATTTTGGTCGGGGTGACTTTAACATGATTAAGAGGAGAGAGGAAAAATAATGACAATTTCGACAAGAGGTGGTCGTTTATGTTTAACGTTATTATTAGGAGTCTGGACCTGAGAGAGATTGATCTCATAGGCAAGCAATACACTTGGGCGAACAATTTGGAGAATCCAACATACGAGAAGTTGGATCGGGTTCTTACTAGTGTGAAATAGGAGCAGAAGTTTCCTCTTGTAACGGTGTGAGCGTTACAAAGGGGACTTTCCGGTCACACCCCTCTCCTTGTTAACTTGGGGGATGGGACCCACATAGGCAACAAGAATGTCTTCCCTTTTAAATTATCGTAGTTCAAGAGGGAGGTTTTCATCAATTTAATAGCCAGGGAATGAGCTAGAGAGACTAGAGGTCATTCGAATATTGAACAATGGCAATATAAGATTAGACATCAGCGTCAGTTCTTGCAAGGTTAGGAAAAATGGAAGTGGCATTTACAAAGTAGAAAAGTAAAGGCTTGCTCAACTTATTAACGATCTAGACTTAAAGGTTGATTCTATCTTACTAGACGTGACTGGTCGTAATGCTAAGCAGGGAGAAGCTACGAAAGCTTCTCGGAGAAGAAGAGATAAAATGGGCACTTAGAGCTAAAGTTTGATAGGGTGGTCTAGGGGATAATTATAATACTTAGATTTTTCACATGATTGCGAATGGTAAACACAGAAAGAAAAAAATTATCAACTAGAACAGGATGAAGGTACAATTGTGGGACACGAGAACCTAAAATTGTATATCTCAAACTTCTACAAAAAAACTCTTTGGGGCACCGGAAGAGAATTTTGTTTTGCTTCATGAACATGTGGTTGGGTATTTGTCTCAACTGGGAATGATGAGAATGAGATTCTGTCGGCACTATTCACAAAGAAGGAAGTGTTCGAGGTGATAGCACAAATGAAGAACAATAAGGCCCCAGCCCCAATGCTTTCACAACTAAATTCTACAAGCGGTGTTGGATTATCATTAAAGGTGACCTTGTGCCcatgtgatgcagagcatcctacggtcatccccatggacctaccatcgtctcatgaaGTGCCAacaggacctatgactcgagctagagctagagctgtcgagaccgaggtgacttctctccttagtgatattacatatgatcctctTGAGACATGGGTACTACCTAAGTCCAAGATGttatgcatgattaggtaccaagaggaccctcccgaagatgcacgtgaagacggacaagtcaccaagtccacggatgaagagaaccaacgaaaggagaagaaggaaactccagggcccggacatccggctgctAGAAACATTCACTATAGCAACGGTCCAGCAGCCGAAGCTACAggacctggacatccggccccagccctggACATCTGGTCCCACTCCAGCCCGGATATTCGGCCTCTTCCAGGAAATCCGGCGCCCGTCACAGAACATACCCGAAGCTGAACCActtcagcctggacatccggccgccccagcccggacatccggcccctcatgaaagcccggacatccggcctgacgcCCGAACGTCCGGTCTCCCCTGTGTGCACACAGTGTTAGGGCCCGAGGCCCGTGTGCCCCTTCGCCCACcttgactatatatactcttctcctacctacgttttagggttagcaaagtagtagctcattagatatagagctttgctcatccattacggatctactccacgagagagaccgcggcccctcttcggagaagatccccttggattcaagacccccttttggctggccccatcaagacctcctttggagaagaaccgattaccatgtatcgtcccttgttgatcgtggatcatgtatctccctttgtgttcatggatctagcatatgtgtgactacatcttgttggtttgagtgtttctcttgtgttccccttgtgatttcccctcgtgtttcccctcgtgttcttcgcgggatccgctcctttcgtcaaagatcggccatctagggttccaccctacatcatcttggtatctagagccacgttgatcatgatttcggagcctccccgttgtgttttctagccttgttttgttgattttgtccctaattcgaaaattccccacaaaaataggaccccaattttttttgtgatttgttggtgtgatgaagttttgttggatttgatccgcggatttcTTGTGTTGTAGGTAGATCTAGCTCTCCTTCatcttttccccaatttccatccacaaaatccctcGAATTTTGCCCCGATTTGCCACTTTCCTCGTGGAGTTCGTCcacggatccagagcccggacatccatcCCGaacccccggacatccgaccccaggCAGCATCACTTCCATCGACCGCCCGTTTTCCGTCCAAATTTTGCCAAATTTTGTTCCGATGCCCAcatacacttccgcataccaccaccacttccgcatctcACCGCCATATTccacatacaccaccatcgcttaccactaccaactccgacaattttgtcatgttttgctttgagaatttgagttgcggttccatgtcctattgtgtttcggctatttaggtatggtTCTACATCAACATcgtcgccgctcatcttcgccacggacgcgtcatcgacAACGACcactccaccattttgacaccataccgtaaacAAGAAGCAGTAACCTCGTCTTTGGTATAGTGATACATCAttattgccattacattgatagccatcatagcccaattttgcatatcttacccatcgagactagccattgagtatggcCGGCAACGTgaattgtgcacattagtgatcatacttcccgtaTCATACAtatatcattggtgcatatcttggtatcatctcttgtgtcacaaggttgtcatcgcatacacaattgctatcttggttcgtgaaacattgcatgagaaaagagctcaaaaaacaaagagccaaacaagcttttaa
This portion of the Triticum dicoccoides isolate Atlit2015 ecotype Zavitan chromosome 7A, WEW_v2.0, whole genome shotgun sequence genome encodes:
- the LOC119330212 gene encoding uncharacterized protein LOC119330212; its protein translation is MATALRLPSLLSSRAAPTTAARATIRGNRTGSFTHRVAAQPDDTTATTSTSTTPAPPAGFTPPVPKRFEVKPGQSNNIAGAALALPFRLGTGVFVLGYGVTLVDANEISPDQYALDFQGRKVKETSKVGQCPRPAKPIEIYEFEGCPFCRKVREMVSVLDLDVLYYPCPKGSPTFRPKVLEMGGKKQFPYMVDPNTGVATYESDDIINYLAKTYGDGSVPIMLKLGLLTTITAGLALSGRSGKGSSYSPAKLPSQPIEIWAYEGSPFCKIARETLVELELPHLLHSCARGSPKRQDFFEKYGLFQAPYIEDPNTGVKMFESADIGEYLRATYAA